TGTATCTCTTTATtctattaattaattagatattctAAATAAATTTCCCCTTCACATACACAATCTATCTATGCTATTCTAATTATGTGAATTATCTTATGGTTTATGTGTAGTATGcttgatattttttataacttacATCTTTAATTTGAATCTTTAAaagattttcttaaaatatatcaataaataaaatcaacctcacataacaaacaaattttttattatacagaatatttattttttattacagaTATATACTTATAATATCATATATTTGAATATACTATATATTCTGAtttaattatatgaaaataaaaatttattgtaagTGCTAAAATCGTAGTAAAAATACCACTCTAAACTCGTCCAGGCGGTAACACAACACAGTGCTCTCGTGTAATTTCCCAAATCAAACACGTAGAATGTAtaagaattataaataataatcaagAAGAACCCTAGTTTTCATTCCAACAATCGTGTTGTTGGCAGGGAGGTGTAGGGTAGATAAAAGGCTTTGTTGCGTTGGGTTTTGTAGAATCGGGAGATGGAGGAGGAAGAGCATGAGGTGTACGGAGGAGAGATTCCCGACGAGGGTGAGATGGAAGGGGATGTTGACATGTCCGCCGCCGATGATGACGCTGCCGTCAAGGAGCTAGACGAGATGAAGCGCCGATTGAAGGAGATGGAAGAGGAAGCCGCAGCGCTTCGCGAGATGCAAGCTAAGGTCGAGAAGGAAATTGGTAGCGTTCAAGGTTTTTCATTACATCTTTTCATTATCCTTAGTTCAATTCATCAATTTTATCTTATCATCTTTTGGTTAGTCactattcatttttatttcgaACTGATCCTCGAGTTTTCTCATCTTGCTGTTATCGGATCTTCTTCAAATCTTGTTGTCGGTTTGATCGCTTGAGAGTACTTTCGTTATCATCTTTATGCGATTCTTTCTTTTTGTGGAACGTTAACTCTTctgttaaaattaaaagaatgcGATTATTGATAAAACCTAAAACTTACCAGAACCTGAACAATAACCTCTTCAATCTCATCTATCATTATTGTTCATAAAACCTAAAACTCACCAGGTTTTCAGTAAATTTGATGTATTGATACAACCTAAAAACACCAGAGCTTGAATAAAAATCTCTTAAAACTCGTATTCGAGATCAAAGTTTCAAATTCGAGTAGCGGACCATAGCAGTTATGCCGCAATGTGCTATACCACTATACTGTTTTTTTGCAGTTGTCCCCCACTTCACTATTTGCCATTGCTAACTATGATTAATTCTTAGTTTCTAGTCAaggtaattttatttgaattattcTTATTTGTATACTTCCTTGACTGcggttaaaattttggtaaaacacaatgccttttgctgaactATATTTTGTGAAATCTATTGTTTTTACCAAATCGTGTGACTACTATCTAAAGACAGTTCCCATCATTTTTTAAACTTCAAGACTGAATACTTTTTGCAGATCCTGTTAATGCAGCTGCTTCTCAGGCAAACAAGGAGGAGGCAGATTCTCGGTCTGTTTTTGTCGGCAATGTATGAATTACATCctatccttttttttattatcactaGTTTTTCAATTTGAATCATGATTTCCCTTCTCTGCCTTTTTATGTGTAAGTTTGCATCCATCCGTCTACTCTTTTTAGTTGGGTACAAAATCGTTTTCCTAATCAACTAAATGACAGGACCTGATTTGGTTAATACGAACTATATTGAGTATTTATTAGTCCTATTTAACTCAAGTTGAGTATGTTGAAACAGTCCGACTGGATTGATTAGATAACCTAAAACCAAAAACTGATCTACCAAATTGTTAGGTCCAGCCTTTGAACTGATAGCTTACATATTAGCTATTAAACCACCTAACCAAGTATGAATCGGTCAGAAAAATTGCAAGAACCATTTACATTTTACCTATAACTGGTCTGTGGTCTTTATGCATTGctgtaaaataatattagtttattTAGACACACACATAGAGACATGGTGTTTGTGAGTGGTTTAATTTCCCCATCCTGTTTTATGAGTCTTCTACTGTCAAAAATATCTTAATCCTACGTTATTTGGTgcaatataatattcaatacaCTCTTGATGGGTTCTGTAACCAAGTTTCACAATTGTGAAACACTTTTCGTAATCGGGAAATTGTAATTTGCAATAACTTAACTTTCAGTTTGTTATTTATTCACTTATCATTCCAAACTTGATTATAAATGTTCCACtttaattgtaaaattaattattttaatcagaTCAATTAAGACAACGTGGCACACCAGGGCAGTGGTTataatcttttaattttgatagaATAATTTATCTTGGTTATACAACTTAAACATGTTTAGATTGGTCAAGTAGTCTGTCCTAAAATGTTGTTTTTACTTATTGGCATTGATTACCTAGATATAGCCTTTTCTTATCAGCTAGGAGATAACACATCTCTTAAGCtctttttatcaaattttcaGTCTCAAGTAATTTGAACTAAAAGTACATAGCGGTCATCTAAGTAAATAATATGAtgttttttatatcaaatttataatttccAATTTTAGATGTGGATGTGGTACACTAGGTATTACTCGTATGTAAGGGTTACTTTAAATGTCATGCCAATGTGAAATTGTGGAGATGATTATACTTGGCAATGGCATTATGTTTCAGTTTCTTTGTGCCTAGAGTCCCGCTCTATTGTGTATTATGCATATCAATTATACATGGATTACATATTTGATATTTCATGCAATCTAGGAGTGAATAGTAttatcatccattaactgtttAAGTTGGATAGATATTTCATCTTGGTGCTTTTTCCATAGACCAGTGATAGGGCTCATAAATTTGGATCTAGTTGTCTGTGATACAAGGAAAAAGTAGTGAAAAACATGCAAGAGATCTTAGTAATTGGAGTCTGTCATCCAAATCcactagaaaataaaataagtctATCAAATATGAAATTTGAGTTTCATTGAGTAGTTTCTTTAGAGCTTcctgaaacattttttttcccaTTCTTAATGTTTTATTGCCAATGCTATGTTGAAATTAGCCGTGATCTATGAAAGATTTCATATAAAGTATTTAGCAAACCTTCACCTTCATGTAGTTATTTTCATCGGACTGTCCTTTTTGATTGACATTTGataattctaaaattttaaacttCTTGCCCTTGTTTATCACTAGGGATAACATAAGTGTCCTGACTTAGGCTATCTATTAATTTGGCCTGGTTTTGAAGCATTCTGTAATTCTTTTAGTTCTTTCAATAGAAACTTTTGTTGAATGGGTCTTGCACTGAATTCTAGATGTTTCTTTCATTTTGCATTGTATTCTTTtattatgatatatttgaaaatgcATATTCTTTTTGTTTTGGAGTGAATACTGTTAATATTCGGAGACAGGGTTTGACTTTTGTCTGACTATGATCGCAGGGTCATTCTTATTACTCAGGTTCTATAATTAGCGCTGGGATGCATTGTATGTTTTGTGTGTGGGACAATGTGATTGGTGTCTCTTAGGGTTGTTCTAGAGGGAAAAAAGAAAGTATATTATGCTTATGAAATTTAATAAGATGCATGAAGGAAAACAAAGACAAAAGATTGAGGAGGAAAAAACTAAGTTTCTgaaaagaaaaagggaaaaaagatgaaaaaaaacattatacaGAAAGAAAAGTAGATCAAGttgagaaaaaagaagaaatgaGTAAATagaagaggaaaaaaaatatgttgaggAAAATATTAGTGGCATTTCATGGATGGATGAAACTGGTACAGCTGGAGTAGAATGTGTTAAAGATGCATCAACTTCACTCCTGGAGGAGACAGCTTGTGGTTCTTTTGGAAGAACATTCTGTAAGTGCTGGGCTTGCAATCCTAGTCTTAGAGCCCTATTGTTGATTGCCGTGAGGTCTGTAGTACCTTTGTTGTGTTCCATTTGGTCAGCATGCCCATTGGCATGCAGCTTGCCTGCTGTCTTTTTTatctcatatatttttttcatcactGTAAAATTAGACCAACTGGTATTTAGgtattttctttctcatttcaAGTGTTTTCAAAAATCATTGAGTTTCAAGTGAATAATTATTTTGCATTCTTTTTCCCTCTCTTCTATACCATCTTGCAAAATTATAATAGTGAAATTTTTACAGAAAAAGTTAGAATTATGACCAATATGTTTAGGCTTTTCTTGTACATCCTTTACTGGTGATGCATTACTTCCTTGGCCATTCTTGGGAGTAACTTGTATACCAGAAAAAAGGGTTTATTGTAAATGGCTATAAGGAGGCTGAAACCAAGGAGTAGAAGGAAAGGGTTTTATCGTAAGTTTGAGAAGAGCCTGTAAAATGACTCTGGACATAAATTAAAGTTACATAAATAGGGTGCATAGCTTGGTAAGGTTTTGTGTTTTGGACGTCCTGTTGATAGGAATGGGTGGTTTATAGAGTTAGAAATGTTGAAATTCTTCTGACGTTTAAGGAGTTGGGAAGATGCTTGTCTCTGCATGTTGcagttataaataataattgtttGAGATCTAAGAGGGTGGCCGATTAGATTGAAAGGTTTACGAAGTAAGAACTGGTGAATTCTTCTGTTGTTTGAGGAGTTGGTAAATACATATTTCTGTTGATGAGTTGCACTGACGTTTGTCTTAGTCAGAGGGTGATCTGTCAACCATTCTTTTGAAGAGGTATAATGTTAGAGACAAAAATAGTAATGTAAAGATTTCAATAGAAAAGGTAATAATGCGGAGATAGAATTGAAGGAAAAATTATGCTCCAGAGTTTCTTAAATGAATTGTCCTTTGTAATTTATGCAATTCCAAGTTAAATAGATCATAATTAAGTTAtgaacttttatatttttttcagtttttctaagtgtaatattataattttttactgGAACAATGTTATCATATATATGATGTAATGATGTAAATCGGGAATCTAGTTTCTTTTTTATGATACTGATTCAAGTGTAAGCCCCTTTTTGATTAACATGATATTACCGACATCAAAATCCCTTGAAATTGATTTGGGTGGTGCAGGTTGATTATGCATGCACACCAGAAGAAGTTCAGCAACACTTTCAATCCTGTGGTACTGTTAACAGGGTCACTATCCTGACAGACAAGTTTGGCCAGCCTAAAGGTTTCGCTTATGTGGAATTTGTTGAAGTTGAAGCTGTTCAAGAGGCTATCCTCTTGAATGAATCTGAACTGCATGGCCGGCAACTGAAGGTACGCTGTGTCCATTGAGTTATTATTTGAACTAGGATACTATTGTTTCAATCAGccaatatattattaatttaatttagtaGCATTTAATCATTTGGATACTTGTATTTATAGGTTTTGCCTAAGAGGACCAATGTCCCTGGAATGAAACAACATCGACCTAGACGGTTTAATCCTTACATGGCATATGGCTTCAGGAGGCCATATACTCCTCCTTACTTTTTCTCCCCTTATGGATATGGGTATGTTGCACCCCACATCTCAATTTGCATATATGGTGTGAGCAAAGTTTTGcttgatgtttttatttttatttcacttaCATCAAATATCCTGCAGGAAGGTTCCTAGGTTTAGGAGGCCAAATCGTTACATGCCGTACTACTAGAAGTATCATATGGAATGGGTTAAAATATGAAGATGGTGCCTCCTGgagcaataatttttttatttgggcATTGACACTGTCTTCGTTCAGTATTATCTACTCTGCGATGGATTGTCCATTTGTCTTAGTCTTAGGATGCTTGAACTTTTACTTTTCTTGCCTAGTTATTGGAAGATGGCTTACAATTGCCATTGagtattatattatgttagtgaTTTTTCTTTCAGTCTTTTAGTTTGTACTAACCAAAGACCTTTGGTAAACTTACCCTCTTCTGTCCGGTCGCACTGAAATTGGATCAAAtcactaatttaaatttatgtcaTCGTATTATAATTCTAATATGTCATCGTATTATAATTCTAATATGTGGGGGTGGTCATGCATTGGATTTTTCatcaaatccaaataaatggtttgaatttaaaattcaaataaatggATTAGAAAagatcaaatttatttggatttttctaaaatctatttaaagtggattaaatcCACTTTTTTAATTAGAGTAAATCTACTTTCTCaaatacattaaattcattttgataTCTTGGATCGATGCGGACTAACTCGGCTCAACACTGACCCAGGCTCGGACCACTCGACATCTTGAGCCCAAACAACTCGACATCGGTTTGGTCTCGaatgactcgacatcggcccaggcctAGACGACTCAAAATTGGCTCGGGTTTGGACGATCTGGacaactcgacatcagcccaagaacggacgactcgacatcaggtCCGGGACCGGACAACTCAACATCAGCCTGGCctgtacgactcgacatcaggtCCGGGACCGGACAACTCAACATCAGCCTGGCCTGTACGACTCAACATCGGTACGGGTCCGtacaactcgacatcggcccatgCCCGTATGAATCAAGGCCCGCACGACTCTACATGGACCTGGGCTCACACGACTGGACATCAGTCTTGGTCTGCTCGACATGACAACGACACGGGcctgctcgactcgacatcggcccgggcccgtacgacttgACATGGGACCGAGCCCGCACGACTCCAGATCGGCCCAGGCTCGTACGACTCAACATCGCTCCGGACCCAtacgactcaacatcggcccgggcctgcACCACGCGACATCAGGTCGGGCCTGCACGACTCGACATCAGTCTTGGTCCGCTCGGCGTGACAA
The sequence above is a segment of the Phaseolus vulgaris cultivar G19833 chromosome 2, P. vulgaris v2.0, whole genome shotgun sequence genome. Coding sequences within it:
- the LOC137812380 gene encoding polyadenylate-binding protein 2-like isoform X1; protein product: MEEEEHEVYGGEIPDEGEMEGDVDMSAADDDAAVKELDEMKRRLKEMEEEAAALREMQAKVEKEIGSVQDPVNAAASQANKEEADSRSVFVGNVDYACTPEEVQQHFQSCGTVNRVTILTDKFGQPKGFAYVEFVEVEAVQEAILLNESELHGRQLKVLPKRTNVPGMKQHRPRRFNPYMAYGFRRPYTPPYFFSPYGYGKVPRFRRPNRYMPYY
- the LOC137812380 gene encoding polyadenylate-binding protein 2-like isoform X2; the encoded protein is MEEEEHEVYGGEIPDEGEMEGDVDMSAADDDAAVKELDEMKRRLKEMEEEAAALREMQAKVEKEIDPVNAAASQANKEEADSRSVFVGNVDYACTPEEVQQHFQSCGTVNRVTILTDKFGQPKGFAYVEFVEVEAVQEAILLNESELHGRQLKVLPKRTNVPGMKQHRPRRFNPYMAYGFRRPYTPPYFFSPYGYGKVPRFRRPNRYMPYY
- the LOC137812380 gene encoding polyadenylate-binding protein 3-like isoform X3 — encoded protein: MHQLHSWRRQLVVLLEEHSVDYACTPEEVQQHFQSCGTVNRVTILTDKFGQPKGFAYVEFVEVEAVQEAILLNESELHGRQLKVLPKRTNVPGMKQHRPRRFNPYMAYGFRRPYTPPYFFSPYGYGKVPRFRRPNRYMPYY